ATTCACAATTtcttttaggaaaagccatacttttattcggcacctttctaaaagctctgtggatgtattatttttttttttattatttgtctatATAAAAATtgtatcaataagacctttaatctGGCTCAAGAAATTGAAATAGGAACATATACGCTGCCTTTCTCAGTGAATTATGAATGCTCAGCAACATCAGCCAATATGTTTTTCTTAACAAATAGGAGAAGGATTCATTTTAACTTGTAACTTTGTACCAAGGTGACTCCAAGAGAGACTTCAACCCCACCTGCTACCGCACTGAGACACAATACAACCACCTGGTAACATCACAACAAATGGAGACGCCAGAGGGGGGCCAAACGTTTGGTTTCGACATTGTGTTGAAAAAGAAAGTTCAGGCCTATGTTGAGGTAGTTATTTAAGTCTTCTAGTAAAACTTAAATAGAAGGACATATCAGTGTGTGATGTAGGTGTGAGGATGGGCGATTAACCCTCTCCTTTCTCCCCTCCACTCCTTGAtccatctccatcctcctcctcctccttttccagaTGAAAAACAACCCTAATCAGATCTGCTGGCTTCTGGAGAAGGTTTCCCGCTCCTCGAGCACCCAGACCGGATTCAAAACCTTCCAGCAGTTCCTGGACAACCAGCAGTACACCAACCGTGGCATCCTGCGCTACGAGAAGATGTTCGGGGCTGGTTACGTCAGCACAGGCGGGCCCAGCACCACCAAGGTACGAATAAAGTCTGGAAAACACCAAAAGACATTGGCTGGAAGGAATTAATAGGATACAACAAGAACACTGAACAAAGCAAATACATGACTTATGTGACTGAAGTTGATGAAATAAATGTACTCTCTTCCACTCAGGTCCacattgaaattaaatttgcaACACGTATTCAAGCCACCCTCGGGATGAATAACAATAACCGTTAACCCTTCGTCCAGTGCCATCAACAGGTCAAGATtccaatttgtccaatactggTTTATGATCAATAACCAGCTAAACTActggcattcccatcagcctcagctgcactttgttttgtttactaattaacaaatgtttgcatgcTAATATGCTAAAATGTGATGGTGAACATGctgtaaacattatacctgcttaacatcagcatgttagcactttcattgtgagcatgttaacatgttgacaTTAGCGTTTCCTaaatgcagcctcacagagttGAAAgtgtggctgtagactcttctAGTCTTGCTCTCAAACTAATGACCTCCAGCAGCAACCGAACCGGCCTCCCCTTTATCGTAGCAGCTTTATCAGCGGATACTCCTCTCCCTTCCTgcttcctctgctcctctttcaAAGTTTCCATTATCTTATTGCTAGGGAAGCTGTGCTTtctttcacttattttattcaACATTATTATAGACATGTTTCCATGACTAAGAAATGTGAGATATGACTCATATGATGTGCGTCatgaaataatagaaatattgaAATTAACTCTATAGCGtaaaaccacagactgtatataagaagtgggcgtagtcaccatgacgtcacccattggtttgtggactgccgttttgaagccttgagttcagcattttggctgtcgcaatcttgttttttgcaaccagaagtgacataagAGGATGGCGCTAAGGACAACCgtacactgaataagacatttttacatgACCAAAATGTAAAgcgtcccctgctttatggtctatttgactctaaatgggaccataatttactaaatgaatatcatgctgtattgaagaagacttgaaagtaGTGATTGagtccataaactcatgtttacaatgtttaccgaggtaataaatcaagtgagaagtaggatcattttctcatagacttctatacaatcagacttctttttgcaaccagaggagtcgccccctgctggctgttagaaagagagcaagtttaaggcacttcagtattggcttcacttctcagacccggaggatGCCCACCACGTGAAACCTTCACTACTCATTATCTTTATCCTAATCCTCCTTATTTCCCCAACAATTGAGATGCTGAACAATTAAAGACAGACTTATGTAGCTTTATCTCTTAGGACTTTGATTAAACTAAAGAATGAATCCTTTTTTATGTGCTGACAGGAGTTTGTGGACCTGCTTAACCTGAAGCCCGGACAGAAGGTGCTGGATGTTGGCTGTGGTATTGGTGGAGGCGATTTCTACATGGCAAAGGTAAGAGCCAAGGAATCTGGCAAAGTTAGGGTGACAGTAATATTAATGATTTTATAATGATTATAATGATTGAAAAGACTAAAGTGATGGCGATGTTTCTGTTACTTTTCAGACCTTTGGAGTGGAGGTGCTTGGCCTTGACCTGTCGGACAACATGGTGGACATCGCCATGGAGAGGGCGATCGCTGAGAAACTGCCATCAGTACGTCTAAATATCCCCTTATCCTATTGGTTTAAATACCACAGAAAATAGTTTgattaatgtttgttttaatcAGTAATGGCATGCGCTCTACCTCAGGTCCAGTTTGAGGTGGCTGATGCCACTAAGAGGTCGTTCCCAGAAGGTTCCTTTGACGTGATCTACAGCAGAGACACAATCCTGCACATAGAAGACAAGCTGGCCCTCTTCAAATGCTTCCATGTGAGCATTTTCTCTCATACTTTTAAACAGTAGCATTAAGtctttttattgatttccaaaCCTCTGTTTTGAATTAGTAGCTTGGAGAGGAAATCTGGCAAATcttacaaaaacacatgcaaaaactaaatgaaaacaaTTTCATGTCATATACATATTTCTTTGGGACACTATTGCCTTTTATGTGACTTTATCCGGGCTAAATTTCCTGCCTTATTTTTTCATTCTCCATGTTCTTTGTGTCCAGTCATGGTTGAAGCCAGGTGGCAAGTTGCTCATCAGTGATTACTGCTGCGGGGAGAAGCCCTGGACACCGGTGTTCGAGGCCTACGTTAAACAGAGAGGTTATGTCCTCTATACACCCTCACAGTATGGCAAggtaaatatacagtacagccTCATTATGTAATAGTTTGTGAAAGGATTACACTGCCCTATGGGGAGATCGGTCCTCTTTACCAATATGCAACGAGAGTACACTGCAGTGTCTGTTTGCACACCGTACCATCCAATATGTAAACCCAGTGTTATAGCCGCCAATATTAACTTTATCACAGCTACATCAGTAGATAAATATGTTGACTGATAAGTTGCaagaatgatgaatacagaaatgccaaagatCAGTTGCAGTGTCAATATTtcatagtttgtccaccagatgGCACTTATAAGTAAGTTTTGAAACTGTGAAATGTCCTGCTCCTCTGCCAAaatcaacatatatatatatatatatatatatatagtatatactgtaggtagaaAAGAgatagatataaaatatatataaatgtttttttctcctcgtTTCCCATCTCAGCACTGTTGGCTAtctaataaatgcataaaatgccctaaaatattttttttaaaaacacaagttgTAGTTAATGAGctataaaacacaatataacgAGTTTGGCCTGTGTACATAAAAGAAGTTAAGCTAAGATGTCAAGTTAAGATAAGATCTTCtgctattaaataaataatacaataataataataaactacaatGTCACTCGCAGAGCGCATACCTCTGCCAAcgtgtgactttaaaaacagattacAGCTCTCAGCTGGCGGTTACATGAGGTGggcggcttattattaacacggcgtgtttccgtgtaacgtatcgccGGATGCCtcactctatttttttttcacagcaatataaaatagatattagaaaGGGAATTACGACctgattataaatattatatttagatAATCATAAccttttgaattgtgtgtttttatgcaaatgaccACTACAGAtggcaataacaaagtacagtactgtgtaggctacagtacCCTCCTACTCCTCAAAAACAGGGCTCCCccggaagctacggtgtaatttgaacactgtaatttaccatgtatattatgttttttatgtaaaatatatcgaacattgaattacatcagatataaaatgttattccttcatttagcgcagagatttcaaaagtggcagataatatttctgagtggcagacaaaaatatatacttacctgccacagtggcaggcagtgaaaaaagtt
This DNA window, taken from Sebastes umbrosus isolate fSebUmb1 chromosome 9, fSebUmb1.pri, whole genome shotgun sequence, encodes the following:
- the pmt gene encoding phosphoethanolamine methyltransferase isoform X2, which encodes MEKARNNMTEFWKEHSKNATVEEMMLDSRARELTQHELPEILSLLPSLAGSRVLELGAGIGRYTSHLLTKAGHVTAVDFMESFVERNRQDNGHHSNATFLQADVTTLDFPQNSFDFIFSNWLLMYLSDEELKSFTEKVLCWLRPGGFLFFRESCNHRSGDSKRDFNPTCYRTETQYNHLVTSQQMETPEGGQTFGFDIVLKKKVQAYVEMKNNPNQICWLLEKVSRSSSTQTGFKTFQQFLDNQQYTNRGILRYEKMFGAGYVSTGGPSTTKEFVDLLNLKPGQKVLDVGCGIGGGDFYMAKTFGVEVLGLDLSDNMVDIAMERAIAEKLPSVQFEVADATKRSFPEGSFDVIYSRDTILHIEDKLALFKCFHSWLKPGGKLLISDYCCGEKPWTPVFEAYVKQRGYVLYTPSQYGKFLQEAGFCNVRAEDRTAQFIQVIKTELENAEAIKDEFIQEFSEEDYVAIVNGWREKLGRSNSGDQRWGLFYATRD
- the pmt gene encoding phosphoethanolamine methyltransferase isoform X1; this encodes MDSVTRNNMTEFWKEHSKNATVEEMMLDSRARELTQHELPEILSLLPSLAGSRVLELGAGIGRYTSHLLTKAGHVTAVDFMESFVERNRQDNGHHSNATFLQADVTTLDFPQNSFDFIFSNWLLMYLSDEELKSFTEKVLCWLRPGGFLFFRESCNHRSGDSKRDFNPTCYRTETQYNHLVTSQQMETPEGGQTFGFDIVLKKKVQAYVEMKNNPNQICWLLEKVSRSSSTQTGFKTFQQFLDNQQYTNRGILRYEKMFGAGYVSTGGPSTTKEFVDLLNLKPGQKVLDVGCGIGGGDFYMAKTFGVEVLGLDLSDNMVDIAMERAIAEKLPSVQFEVADATKRSFPEGSFDVIYSRDTILHIEDKLALFKCFHSWLKPGGKLLISDYCCGEKPWTPVFEAYVKQRGYVLYTPSQYGKFLQEAGFCNVRAEDRTAQFIQVIKTELENAEAIKDEFIQEFSEEDYVAIVNGWREKLGRSNSGDQRWGLFYATRD
- the pmt gene encoding phosphoethanolamine methyltransferase isoform X3 — protein: MTEFWKEHSKNATVEEMMLDSRARELTQHELPEILSLLPSLAGSRVLELGAGIGRYTSHLLTKAGHVTAVDFMESFVERNRQDNGHHSNATFLQADVTTLDFPQNSFDFIFSNWLLMYLSDEELKSFTEKVLCWLRPGGFLFFRESCNHRSGDSKRDFNPTCYRTETQYNHLVTSQQMETPEGGQTFGFDIVLKKKVQAYVEMKNNPNQICWLLEKVSRSSSTQTGFKTFQQFLDNQQYTNRGILRYEKMFGAGYVSTGGPSTTKEFVDLLNLKPGQKVLDVGCGIGGGDFYMAKTFGVEVLGLDLSDNMVDIAMERAIAEKLPSVQFEVADATKRSFPEGSFDVIYSRDTILHIEDKLALFKCFHSWLKPGGKLLISDYCCGEKPWTPVFEAYVKQRGYVLYTPSQYGKFLQEAGFCNVRAEDRTAQFIQVIKTELENAEAIKDEFIQEFSEEDYVAIVNGWREKLGRSNSGDQRWGLFYATRD